The following are encoded together in the Maridesulfovibrio frigidus DSM 17176 genome:
- a CDS encoding metallophosphoesterase, with product MLERKPKTKRGILIATDLMTVALPLTLFFRGDIPYSLKLFMQGAGYTWAAIIACMVPLGLCFEPVRLAVKAMFPAYIVPKAKIFAGLCLVSAVMAIGGYINATTPVIREIEFDLRTGNSTGTEIDIAAITDLHAGKLMSRERVAGIVTSINQMTPDLILLGGDIIDDYDCVKSGAVSELKRLHAPLGKYAVLGNHEYYLGGDWSEKLLEKQGINVLVDEAVSIDDKLLLVGRNDFAALVRGGSRKPLNLVIPKNNNLPIIILDHKPAELEEAENAGAALQISGHTHNGQLFPVNFIIDEIYDKGWGAFQKGMTQYYISCGVGFWGPPIRTNSRPEILLIRIKI from the coding sequence ATGCTTGAGCGTAAACCCAAAACAAAGCGCGGAATATTGATTGCTACTGATCTTATGACGGTAGCGCTTCCCCTGACCCTCTTTTTTAGGGGTGACATACCATACTCTCTCAAACTTTTCATGCAGGGTGCAGGTTACACATGGGCGGCAATAATCGCATGTATGGTCCCTCTTGGACTGTGCTTTGAGCCGGTTCGTCTCGCTGTAAAGGCCATGTTTCCAGCATACATTGTTCCAAAGGCTAAAATATTTGCAGGGCTGTGTCTTGTTTCCGCAGTGATGGCCATTGGCGGATATATCAACGCTACGACCCCTGTTATACGCGAAATTGAATTTGATCTTCGAACTGGCAACAGTACCGGAACTGAAATTGACATTGCCGCAATTACCGATCTGCATGCCGGAAAGCTGATGAGCCGAGAACGTGTTGCTGGGATTGTAACTTCCATAAATCAAATGACACCAGACCTGATTCTTTTAGGTGGTGATATTATCGATGACTATGATTGTGTGAAAAGTGGTGCTGTTTCAGAACTTAAACGATTACATGCGCCGCTCGGGAAATATGCAGTTCTTGGAAATCACGAATACTATCTAGGTGGAGATTGGTCTGAAAAGCTGCTTGAAAAGCAAGGTATAAACGTTCTAGTTGATGAAGCTGTTTCAATTGATGATAAGTTACTTCTCGTTGGGCGTAATGATTTTGCAGCATTAGTTCGCGGGGGAAGTCGCAAGCCACTTAATCTTGTGATTCCAAAAAACAACAATTTGCCCATAATCATACTTGATCATAAACCTGCCGAGCTGGAAGAAGCTGAAAATGCAGGGGCAGCATTACAAATTTCAGGACATACTCATAATGGCCAGCTTTTTCCTGTTAATTTCATAATTGATGAAATTTATGATAAGGGTTGGGGAGCCTTCCAAAAAGGAATGACACAGTATTACATTAGTTGCGGAGTAGGGTTTTGGGGGCCGCCGATTCGAACAAACAGCAGGCCGGAGATTTTACTTATTAGGATTAAGATTTAA
- a CDS encoding L-serine ammonia-lyase: MESLKELYRIGVGPSSSHTMGPRMAAEIFQKKNSVAAGYRVTLFESLAATGKGHLTDWAVLSVLGKDKTEIVWKSEEKMPEHPNGMLFEALDASREIVDSWKIYSVGGGAIREEGTKCSDIKAVYELNDIASIMAHCEDKGITYWEYVEECEGPEIWGFLLEIWAVMEESLERGLDAEGVLPGSIGLRRQAKSYYRKTRLASADMQLTGLTTAYALAVSEENAAGGVIVTAPTCGSCGIVPATLKYLKDVYDLKDNDIIRALATAGLFGNVIKMNASISGAEVGCQGEVGSACAMASAAANQLMGGTLRQIEYAAEMGLEHHLGLTCDPVDGLVQIPCIERNACAATRALARAQMSILSDGSHRIPFDEVVTVMKETGHDLPSLYRETSGGGLAKAYNARSKR; encoded by the coding sequence ATGGAATCCCTAAAAGAATTATATCGCATAGGAGTAGGCCCTTCATCCAGTCACACAATGGGACCCCGGATGGCGGCAGAAATCTTTCAAAAAAAGAACTCTGTTGCGGCTGGTTACCGAGTGACTTTGTTTGAGAGTCTCGCTGCTACGGGGAAGGGTCATTTAACTGATTGGGCGGTTCTTAGTGTACTTGGAAAAGACAAGACCGAAATTGTCTGGAAATCTGAGGAGAAAATGCCTGAACATCCTAATGGTATGCTGTTTGAGGCCTTGGATGCGAGTCGTGAGATTGTAGATTCATGGAAAATATACAGCGTTGGAGGCGGGGCTATTCGAGAAGAAGGTACCAAGTGTTCCGATATTAAAGCTGTTTATGAACTTAATGATATTGCTTCGATTATGGCACATTGCGAAGATAAGGGCATTACATACTGGGAATATGTCGAAGAGTGCGAAGGTCCTGAGATTTGGGGTTTTTTACTCGAAATATGGGCCGTAATGGAAGAATCTTTAGAACGCGGACTTGATGCCGAAGGAGTTCTTCCCGGTTCAATTGGACTTAGAAGACAGGCTAAATCTTATTATCGTAAAACAAGGCTCGCCAGCGCCGATATGCAGTTAACCGGACTTACGACTGCTTACGCTTTGGCTGTATCTGAAGAAAATGCTGCAGGCGGTGTTATTGTTACAGCCCCCACTTGCGGTTCATGTGGCATTGTTCCAGCGACTCTAAAATACCTTAAAGATGTTTACGATTTGAAAGATAATGATATTATTCGCGCTCTTGCCACAGCTGGATTGTTCGGGAATGTTATTAAGATGAATGCCTCTATTTCCGGTGCGGAAGTTGGTTGTCAGGGCGAAGTTGGATCTGCTTGTGCTATGGCTTCAGCCGCTGCAAACCAACTTATGGGCGGAACATTACGGCAGATAGAATATGCAGCTGAAATGGGCCTTGAGCATCATCTTGGACTTACTTGTGACCCTGTTGATGGACTGGTGCAGATTCCGTGTATTGAACGCAATGCCTGCGCTGCAACGAGGGCTTTAGCCCGTGCTCAAATGTCCATTTTGTCAGATGGTTCACATCGGATTCCATTTGATGAAGTCGTTACTGTTATGAAAGAAACAGGCCATGACCTGCCAAGCTTGTATCGTGAAACTTCAGGCGGTGGACTTGCGAAAGCTTATAATGCCCGCAGTAAGCGCTAG